The region ATCAGAGGATTGGTAAAGGCGTAAGCCGAGATGGGTACCATCGTCATGGACCCAACCCAAGTGCTGGAGATATGCCTCCACCTCTGCCATGGTGAGGGAGGCCTGGAGGGAATCAGCAAAAAGTTTCCTCTGTTGACCATTGTAGTCGGAGCTGATCGCCGTTACCAGAGCAGCCAACTTTTCTGGGGATTCGGGGCGAATTAAATCCCTAATTAATAAAAAACCGTGGGGCTTGAGCACCCGTTTTACCTCCCGTAAAAAATCCAGGGGCCTGGGTAAATGGTGACAGAGGCTATTGGCAATAACTCCATCGAAGGAACCATTGGCATAGGGCAATCGTTTCGCATCAACAAATTCTAGACAAATTTGAGTTTCACACCCCGCCGCCACGACATTTTCCTTGGCGATCACCAACATGGAACGGGCAAAATCGATGGCGGTGATTTGCCATGCAGGACGTAACTGGGCGAGTAGAATGGGGATACGGGCCGTGCCAGTACCGGCATCTAACACTGTGGCTTTGGTGGGGCCGAGTTGGCAAGCTCTCTGGGCAAAGGCCAGATTAACCGCTTGAAAGTCCATGGCATCGTAGTCCATTGCTTCTGCTTCGGTGTCCATCACCTCTGGCTCCAGGATTCTTTCCAACATCGGTCAATTACTCCAACTGGTTGCCCTGTTATTGTAAACACCCCACCCCACCACCAATGGCTAATTCTCCCCCCCCCAGTAGCGCAGGTAAGTCAGTACCGATTTTGTTCTATGCTGGGGAAGCCCTAGGACAAAAAGGTCAGGGAGCGGCGGTGGCCATTTTGCTCTTGCCCACGGGCAAAAGGACCAGCGTCAAACAGTTACTTGCCTCGGTCACCAGCGCCGAAGCATCCTATCAAGCTTTGTTAATTGGTTTGCAAAAAGCGCGGCAATTGGGCATCCACGAGATTGAAGTCAAGGGACACAACGAAAAGGTCTTTAACCAGGTGAACGGGTTAGAAGAAATTGACCAACTGCCCCTGCGCCACCTCCATCGGGAAGTGGTAACGGTAATGAAGCAATTTGAGCGGGTGATGGTGGAATGGATTCCCCTCGATCAAAACCGTCCCGCCTACCAGACAGTGCAAAAATGTTTGGCAACGGCGGCAGCAGCTCCCAAAATTAATGGATTGCCCCGACCGATCGCCCCGGAAATTGTGCGATTAGTCAAATTAGGCCATCGGGCCACAGCCAGGGATTTTCAGGCGTTACAGAGTCAACTCGACGAATTTTCCCGGCAATCTCTTGCAGCGTTGCGTCGCCGCATCCCCGTACAGATACAGGATAGGTTGGCTCTGCAATGGAATGGTGATGAGTCCCAATTGGCAGAGATGTACCGCTGGTATTTAAGGGGACTGCCCCCCGACTTCATTGTCCGCAAATTTCAATTAGAAGCCCCAGCCCCCGGCCAGAATCAAAAATTACCCTGGGAAGACCAGTTACTGAGCCAGGTTGCCGCCCCGACCTTTACCGATGCCAGGGATGAAATTGGCCATATTCAGTTTGTGCCTCCTCCACCGCCTCCATTTTTTGTCCCCTTGGAGGAAGAAAACCTGGCACCTGGGGAAGATTTTTCTTTAACGGAGCCTGGTCTTGCTGAGCAGGCCTTGGCTTCAACTGTCCCCGATCCCTTTGCCACTGACCACGACGATCTTTACCAAGAGCAGCTCAGTCGAGCCAAAGATACATTGCCCACAGTGGACCAAGTCCAACAAATTGTTAGCATGATTATGGACTTGTCCCCAGGGGAAAAAACTAGGCTAGTGAAGGATTTAGCCCAGTTGCCTGAATTAACCAATCAGTTCCTCACGGCGATCGCCGACCGCCTCAAACCTTCTGGAAATTGAAAAACCTATGAGCTTGAAAAAATTTAAGGAAGAATTCTTGCAACAGTCCCAACAAGCGGAAGGAACCGAGGAAGAGAAAAAAGCAGTGCAGTTGGTGATGACTCCTCTGTTTGAAAAAATTGGCAAAAAGCTGAATGTGGATAAGCTTTATATTTGGACTGGTCGCCACAATGACAATCTAGTTAAACTCACCCTGAGCGCCAAAGGAGGCAGTAAAACTGCGACGGCCATATTTTGCTTTGGTAATAAACAAGATGCCCAAAGACACCCCAATTTTTCCAGGGAAGAATATCAAATTCAGTCCATTGACATTTTTAATTTACTGCTCCACTTTGCCACCCTGCCGGAGCTTGATCTGTTGCTGGTCTACAACCAAAAAGGTCACCTGAATAAGTATTCTCAAATTGAGCGGAGTGGGTTGATCAAAGATTTCCAGCAACTCTGTTGGGAAACGGGACTAGTGCCCCGTCCAGTGGCGGAAACAGGACATTTTGGTTTAGCTTAGGGTCAAACGTGGTTCATCCACGGGGTTTTTGTTCAATTCAATGGCCATTAACAACTCAATCCTGACCTTAAATTATCCAACGTTGTAACAATGACTACCAACAACAGCACTTTGTTAGATACCATCCAGCAAGGTTTTCGGATTACGGTGGGGGCCACCGCTACTTTGGTGGAAACATTGCAGGATCCGCAAAAACGCCAGGGCACTTTCCACGATTTGCAACAGGAATGGGAGCAACGGGCCAGCCAATGGGCCCAAAAGGGTACCACTACGGAAACGGAAGCCCGTCAGTACGTGGATCAACTTCTGGAGCAATGGCGGCGTTCCATGCCCAGTCCCCTCGCTAAAACCACTGACACCGCCTCCAATAACATCATTGACTTTGCCACTGCCAAAAGGGAACTCGATCGCCTGACGGAGGAAATTGCCACCCTGAAAGGGGAACTAGCCCAAGGTAAACCGGGAACGGAGGGCTAATTTTTGACCAGTGCGGCCCCTTTTACTCCCCAGTTGACGGCGGATGGATCTTTTACGTTCTATTCGCCCCAATTTGGGGAAACTTTCCATTCCCAGCGAGGAGCGAAGGCGGAGGCGGACGAAAAATTTGTTCATCCCTGTCTTTTGCCTCGATTAGCGGCGGAGCGTTCCCAACTCACCATTATTGATGTGTGCTATGGCTTGGGCTACAACACAGCGGCTGCCCTGACAGCTATTTGGCAGGTTAATCCCCATTGCCACGTCACCCTCTACGGCTTGGAAAATGATCTCCAAGTACCCCGTCAGGCGATCGCCAATGGTCTCCTCCAGGGTTGGCCGGATCTTGTACGGGAAACTTTGCAGGATCTAGCCCAAACAGAAACGGTCACCAGGGAATTTCTAACAGCCCACCTGGCGATCGGGGATGCCCGGCAAACCTTGCTGTCCGTTGTGCCCCAGCAGATAAACGCCGATGCTATTTTCCTCGATCCTTTCTCTCCGCCCAAATGCCCCCAACTCTGGACGGTGGAATTTTTACGCCATCTTGGCGATCGCCTGGCCCCAACGGGTCGCTTAGCCACCTATTGCAGTGCGGCGGCGGTGCGTAATGGTTTACAACTGGCGGGACTACACCTGGCCACCATGGCGGACGGCCACCCCCCCCATCCCCGTCGTCGGCCCCTGGGGACCCTGGCTAGCCGCCAAATCCTGCCCCCTTTAGACTTTACCCCCTGGGAAATGGAGCATTTACAAACTAAAGCGGCCATTCCCTACCGTGACCCCCTGGGCACAGACCCGGCGGCAGTAATCCTGGCCCGTCGTCGAGCAGAACAGAGTCAGAGCGCCTTGGAGCCCACTAGCCGCTGGAAAAAACGTTGGCTCACTTCCGACCCGAAAAAAATTGCCAGCGCCCTTTGATTGCTATTCCTCAAGCAGCCAATGACTAAGCTTAATCAATGCCCAGAATTTCCTTCGCTTGGGCCAATAAATCCCTAGGA is a window of Synechocystis sp. PCC 7338 DNA encoding:
- a CDS encoding tRNA (5-methylaminomethyl-2-thiouridine)(34)-methyltransferase MnmD; translated protein: MTSAAPFTPQLTADGSFTFYSPQFGETFHSQRGAKAEADEKFVHPCLLPRLAAERSQLTIIDVCYGLGYNTAAALTAIWQVNPHCHVTLYGLENDLQVPRQAIANGLLQGWPDLVRETLQDLAQTETVTREFLTAHLAIGDARQTLLSVVPQQINADAIFLDPFSPPKCPQLWTVEFLRHLGDRLAPTGRLATYCSAAAVRNGLQLAGLHLATMADGHPPHPRRRPLGTLASRQILPPLDFTPWEMEHLQTKAAIPYRDPLGTDPAAVILARRRAEQSQSALEPTSRWKKRWLTSDPKKIASAL
- a CDS encoding thylakoid-associated protein, producing the protein MTTNNSTLLDTIQQGFRITVGATATLVETLQDPQKRQGTFHDLQQEWEQRASQWAQKGTTTETEARQYVDQLLEQWRRSMPSPLAKTTDTASNNIIDFATAKRELDRLTEEIATLKGELAQGKPGTEG
- a CDS encoding reverse transcriptase-like protein yields the protein MANSPPPSSAGKSVPILFYAGEALGQKGQGAAVAILLLPTGKRTSVKQLLASVTSAEASYQALLIGLQKARQLGIHEIEVKGHNEKVFNQVNGLEEIDQLPLRHLHREVVTVMKQFERVMVEWIPLDQNRPAYQTVQKCLATAAAAPKINGLPRPIAPEIVRLVKLGHRATARDFQALQSQLDEFSRQSLAALRRRIPVQIQDRLALQWNGDESQLAEMYRWYLRGLPPDFIVRKFQLEAPAPGQNQKLPWEDQLLSQVAAPTFTDARDEIGHIQFVPPPPPPFFVPLEEENLAPGEDFSLTEPGLAEQALASTVPDPFATDHDDLYQEQLSRAKDTLPTVDQVQQIVSMIMDLSPGEKTRLVKDLAQLPELTNQFLTAIADRLKPSGN
- a CDS encoding class I SAM-dependent methyltransferase; translation: MLERILEPEVMDTEAEAMDYDAMDFQAVNLAFAQRACQLGPTKATVLDAGTGTARIPILLAQLRPAWQITAIDFARSMLVIAKENVVAAGCETQICLEFVDAKRLPYANGSFDGVIANSLCHHLPRPLDFLREVKRVLKPHGFLLIRDLIRPESPEKLAALVTAISSDYNGQQRKLFADSLQASLTMAEVEAYLQHLGWVHDDGTHLGLRLYQSSDRHWTIEKAFQNRTEGGS